A genome region from Methanobacterium aggregans includes the following:
- a CDS encoding ABC transporter permease, with protein sequence MKFLSIASKDIKELLRDRRGLFFILLFPMFFMLVFGFAFGGMGQSNTPHNIAVVNYDEGATVTYTNQTMNFGNNLTNVMEDVKYQNSDVHMFNITKTTQENADKLLKQRDVDAEVIIPKDFSRASVALITNTIQSSTSSQAAVQSTIQSTGNASTDNLTSTVIIRGDTGYMGFGTSQGILTGIFQGYQDDTVNEVQNSIKGTPGAQPHQFIETEVEGIPGTETFTSFDFLAPGMIVFAILLLATSVAASLTREVNTGTLERLKMSKMKSFDLLFGNSIPWTLVAAAQVIILFAVAIAIGFHWQGSINSIVLAVIVGVIGGISSIALGMIIAAFAKNERQASNLGTLITVPMSFMVGAFFQLPQVPIGNFMGQTFQIYDVLPWTHTLNALRSVLTYGSGWDAISYQVGMSVILTAILFVIGVFLFSRTRLRAEN encoded by the coding sequence ATGAAATTTTTAAGCATAGCATCAAAGGATATAAAAGAACTTTTAAGGGACAGAAGAGGCCTTTTTTTTATCCTGCTTTTCCCAATGTTTTTCATGCTGGTATTTGGATTTGCATTTGGAGGAATGGGTCAGAGTAACACTCCCCACAACATCGCAGTTGTTAACTACGATGAAGGAGCCACAGTAACCTACACCAATCAAACCATGAACTTCGGAAACAACCTCACCAATGTAATGGAAGATGTTAAGTACCAGAACAGTGACGTGCACATGTTCAACATTACAAAAACAACGCAAGAAAATGCTGACAAGCTACTGAAACAGAGGGATGTGGATGCAGAGGTTATAATACCTAAAGACTTCTCCAGGGCAAGTGTTGCACTCATAACCAACACGATCCAGTCCAGCACATCCTCACAAGCAGCAGTTCAATCAACAATCCAATCTACAGGAAATGCGTCCACAGACAACCTAACTTCCACAGTTATAATAAGGGGTGACACAGGATACATGGGTTTTGGAACATCCCAGGGAATTCTCACAGGTATCTTCCAGGGTTACCAGGATGATACAGTGAATGAGGTTCAAAACAGTATCAAAGGAACACCAGGAGCCCAGCCCCACCAGTTCATTGAAACCGAGGTTGAAGGAATACCTGGAACAGAAACCTTCACAAGCTTTGACTTCCTGGCACCTGGAATGATAGTATTTGCAATACTGCTTCTTGCAACCAGTGTTGCAGCAAGCCTGACAAGGGAAGTGAACACAGGAACTCTAGAAAGACTTAAAATGTCCAAGATGAAATCCTTCGACCTTCTATTTGGAAATTCAATTCCATGGACCCTTGTTGCAGCAGCCCAGGTTATCATACTCTTTGCAGTGGCAATTGCCATAGGATTTCACTGGCAGGGAAGCATCAACTCAATAGTACTTGCAGTGATAGTTGGTGTAATTGGTGGAATATCATCCATAGCACTTGGAATGATAATCGCAGCTTTTGCAAAAAACGAAAGGCAGGCATCAAACCTTGGAACCCTCATAACGGTACCTATGAGTTTCATGGTGGGGGCTTTCTTCCAGCTGCCCCAGGTTCCAATTGGAAATTTCATGGGCCAAACATTCCAGATATACGATGTACTCCCATGGACACACACACTCAATGCACTGCGCTCAGTTTTAACCTATGGCAGTGGTTGGGATGCTATATCATATCAGGTTGGTATGAGTGTGATTCTAACAGCCATACTCTTTGTGATTGGGGTGTTTTTATTCTCCAGAACAAGGCTGCGGGCTGAAAATTAA
- a CDS encoding DNA adenine methylase yields MKPSNAKPFLKWVGGKKQLLQEFDKRMPLHIKGEKTIKRYVEPFVGGGAMFFFLKRNYHVEESFLFDINPELIISYQVVKNDCKNLIHRLMKMEEEHLNMEEDHRKENYYRIRTAYNLQMQDFDYENYSREWVERAAYMIFLNKTCFNGLFRQNKKGEFNVPFGRYKNPRICNEENLIGASSALEGTEIFCGDFTKSRDYIEEGSFVYFDPPYRPLNSTSNFTEYSKNGFDDVDQIKLADFFEKMDDRGAYLMMSNSDPKNENPKDKFFDRLYRSYKIDSVPAKRNINCDGSKRGKLNELIIMNYSLTF; encoded by the coding sequence ATGAAACCCTCAAATGCAAAACCATTCCTTAAATGGGTTGGTGGGAAAAAACAACTTCTTCAAGAGTTTGATAAAAGAATGCCCCTACACATAAAAGGGGAAAAAACTATTAAGCGTTATGTTGAGCCTTTTGTTGGTGGGGGGGCAATGTTTTTCTTTTTAAAACGCAACTACCATGTTGAGGAATCATTTCTCTTCGATATAAACCCTGAACTCATAATCTCTTATCAAGTTGTAAAAAATGATTGTAAGAATTTAATACATAGATTAATGAAAATGGAAGAAGAACACCTGAATATGGAAGAAGATCATCGGAAAGAAAATTATTACAGGATAAGAACTGCATACAACCTGCAGATGCAGGATTTTGATTATGAAAACTACAGCAGGGAATGGGTTGAACGTGCTGCATACATGATATTTCTTAATAAAACATGTTTCAATGGTCTTTTTCGTCAAAACAAGAAAGGAGAATTCAATGTTCCATTTGGACGTTACAAAAATCCCAGAATATGTAACGAGGAAAATTTGATTGGGGCGAGCAGTGCCCTGGAGGGCACTGAGATTTTCTGTGGTGATTTCACAAAATCCAGGGATTACATAGAAGAAGGAAGCTTTGTTTACTTTGATCCACCTTACAGGCCACTTAATAGCACTTCGAACTTCACAGAGTACTCTAAAAATGGTTTTGATGATGTTGATCAGATCAAATTAGCTGATTTTTTCGAGAAAATGGATGATAGGGGTGCTTATTTGATGATGAGTAACTCAGATCCTAAAAATGAAAATCCTAAGGATAAATTCTTTGATAGATTATATCGAAGCTATAAAATTGATTCTGTACCTGCAAAAAGGAATATAAATTGTGATGGATCTAAAAGGGGCAAACTCAATGAGTTGATCATTATGAACTATTCCTTAACTTTCTGA
- a CDS encoding archaeosine tRNA-ribosyltransferase: protein MLEITLHDGPGRLGKYEGAKTPSTLKTDDSLPLLKDEPMPYNVPKALAEWSVNQTVENARKTGENGIAVIHGSKYPDLRVKCAQELEELGNSVFMVANSEELMRRPMDLVEMMVKLREALNPNSAIYFPFTDVSFIPLLAYLGVDLFSEDSCEFYAKLNTMLTPTTRYDTESYVIYEMEQEELVAYNKNSMDFVLREVRENIKNGTLRNLVEERCCTSPEAMTALRILDRDHPDFLERYTQMY from the coding sequence ATGCTTGAAATAACCCTACACGATGGTCCAGGAAGACTTGGAAAATATGAAGGTGCAAAAACACCATCAACCCTAAAAACAGATGATTCATTACCCCTATTAAAGGATGAACCAATGCCCTACAACGTTCCAAAAGCCCTTGCTGAATGGTCCGTCAACCAGACAGTCGAAAATGCCAGGAAAACTGGTGAAAATGGGATTGCAGTTATTCATGGCTCAAAATATCCGGATCTGAGGGTTAAATGTGCTCAGGAACTTGAGGAACTTGGAAACAGTGTTTTTATGGTTGCAAACTCTGAAGAACTTATGAGAAGGCCCATGGATCTGGTTGAGATGATGGTGAAGTTAAGGGAAGCCCTGAATCCAAATTCAGCTATTTACTTCCCATTCACAGACGTTTCATTCATTCCACTTCTGGCTTACCTGGGTGTTGACTTATTTTCAGAAGATTCATGTGAATTTTACGCCAAACTGAATACAATGCTAACACCTACAACCCGTTACGATACAGAAAGCTACGTTATATATGAAATGGAACAGGAAGAACTCGTTGCGTACAACAAAAATTCAATGGACTTTGTTTTGAGGGAGGTTCGTGAGAACATTAAAAATGGAACCCTCAGAAACCTTGTGGAGGAACGCTGCTGCACCTCACCTGAAGCCATGACTGCCCTTAGAATATTGGACAGGGATCATCCTGATTTTCTTGAAAGGTACACTCAGATGTACTGA
- a CDS encoding ABC transporter ATP-binding protein has translation MEYSIEVKDLRKNYGDFVAVNDLNLKIRRGEVFGFLGPNGAGKTTSIRMMVGLLKPSSGEILINGEKIENIERGTIGICPQELVLWENLTCRESLKLMGDMYEVPKESLKQRINKLLKDLFLEEKANTTVSNLSGGMKRRLNLAMAVIHEPEVVVLDEPSEGLDPQSRRVLWNYIKSMRDDEGKTVILTTHLMDEADSLSDRIAIIDHGKLLRLDTPEKLKKEIGEGDVVEMVLSDPEKNCELLNELENLDEIIAAFEMDGKINIRALNAVAKLPRIMEQVESTEVRIADLSVRQNTLEDVFIELTGTGLRE, from the coding sequence ATGGAATACAGTATAGAAGTCAAGGATCTCCGTAAAAACTATGGAGATTTTGTGGCTGTTAACGATCTGAACCTGAAAATCCGCAGGGGAGAAGTCTTCGGATTTCTTGGACCCAACGGAGCAGGTAAAACAACGTCCATCAGAATGATGGTTGGCCTTTTAAAGCCATCAAGTGGTGAAATTCTCATAAATGGAGAAAAAATAGAAAATATTGAGAGGGGAACAATCGGTATCTGCCCACAGGAACTGGTTTTATGGGAGAACCTAACCTGCAGAGAAAGCCTTAAACTCATGGGTGACATGTACGAGGTTCCAAAGGAATCCCTTAAACAGCGCATCAATAAACTCCTGAAGGACCTTTTCCTGGAAGAAAAGGCAAACACAACGGTTTCAAATTTATCTGGAGGTATGAAGCGCAGGCTGAACCTTGCAATGGCAGTTATCCATGAACCGGAAGTGGTTGTTTTAGATGAGCCCTCTGAAGGATTAGACCCACAATCTCGAAGGGTGCTGTGGAATTACATCAAATCAATGCGTGACGATGAGGGTAAAACAGTCATACTCACAACTCACCTTATGGATGAAGCAGACAGTCTCTCAGATAGAATAGCAATAATAGACCATGGAAAATTACTGCGCCTGGACACTCCTGAAAAACTCAAAAAGGAAATAGGGGAAGGAGATGTGGTTGAGATGGTTCTCTCAGATCCTGAAAAGAACTGTGAACTCCTAAATGAACTTGAAAACCTTGACGAGATCATTGCAGCATTTGAAATGGACGGCAAAATAAACATAAGGGCATTGAACGCTGTTGCTAAACTTCCAAGAATAATGGAACAGGTTGAAAGTACTGAGGTACGCATAGCAGACCTTTCTGTACGTCAGAACACACTGGAAGACGTTTTCATAGAACTTACAGGCACAGGACTCAGGGAATAA
- a CDS encoding class I SAM-dependent methyltransferase, which yields MSDKHGHKHHGKSSRDVLSAEEVLKNIEIKKGDIFLDAGCGDGYLSIAASKLVGDEGKVHSLDLYEKSIDSLKKEAQDEGITNITAEVTDLTQKLPLDDNAIDVGIMANVMHGFAAEGEVPEVMNEIKRVIKPGGTFSLVEFRKIQSQRGPPYEIRLGPADVAEILSPYGFQIKEALEIGEYHYIVVAVKK from the coding sequence ATGTCTGATAAACATGGACACAAACACCATGGTAAGTCCAGTAGGGATGTGCTCAGTGCTGAAGAAGTTTTGAAAAACATTGAAATTAAAAAGGGAGACATATTCCTTGATGCGGGATGTGGAGATGGATATCTTTCAATAGCTGCATCAAAACTCGTTGGAGATGAAGGGAAGGTACATTCACTGGATCTTTACGAAAAATCAATAGATTCACTCAAAAAAGAGGCTCAAGATGAAGGAATAACCAATATCACGGCAGAAGTCACAGATTTAACCCAGAAGTTACCCCTGGATGATAATGCCATTGATGTAGGGATTATGGCCAATGTTATGCATGGTTTTGCAGCAGAAGGTGAAGTCCCCGAGGTCATGAATGAGATAAAAAGGGTCATAAAGCCTGGAGGAACCTTTTCCCTTGTGGAATTCAGGAAGATCCAGAGCCAGCGCGGACCACCATATGAAATAAGATTAGGACCTGCAGATGTTGCTGAAATACTATCTCCATACGGATTCCAGATCAAAGAGGCACTTGAGATTGGGGAGTACCATTACATTGTAGTTGCAGTTAAAAAATGA
- a CDS encoding TetR/AcrR family transcriptional regulator, with amino-acid sequence MLKAERMERKKEKRRNEILNAAGKLFFSRGYDDVSIDSIAQEVDLGRSTVYLYFENKEEIFFAIVLRGSIIFNLLVKNGVDKGKTGPEKLMGFKEAYQKFADDYPNYLQAINYFLSGRFHLYDRKTAENVEGFKGSGDDFKKDEIYYDDFKKDLENGKIVSDLPVPWFSSVDCINEILDLRGEMLNILRDSIKLAMAEGTIRSDLDPTEFIALLMIIMNGMDNIPPDIRNMLEINGITTEKFLEDIWDFVARMI; translated from the coding sequence ATGTTAAAAGCAGAACGAATGGAGAGAAAGAAAGAAAAGCGGAGAAATGAAATATTGAACGCTGCAGGGAAATTATTTTTCTCCAGGGGCTACGATGATGTTTCCATTGACAGTATTGCCCAGGAAGTGGATCTGGGCAGATCAACTGTCTACCTGTACTTCGAAAATAAAGAAGAGATTTTTTTTGCCATTGTGCTTCGTGGATCAATTATATTCAATCTTCTGGTTAAAAATGGTGTTGATAAAGGAAAAACAGGACCTGAAAAGCTTATGGGATTCAAAGAAGCTTACCAAAAGTTTGCTGATGATTATCCAAACTACCTTCAGGCAATCAACTACTTCCTATCTGGAAGGTTCCACCTCTACGACAGAAAAACTGCAGAAAATGTAGAAGGTTTCAAAGGTTCTGGAGATGATTTCAAAAAGGATGAAATTTATTATGATGATTTCAAAAAGGATTTGGAAAATGGAAAAATAGTTTCAGATCTGCCAGTACCATGGTTTTCTTCTGTAGACTGTATAAATGAAATCCTTGATTTACGTGGAGAAATGTTAAATATCCTTCGAGATTCCATAAAATTAGCCATGGCTGAGGGAACCATCAGATCAGATTTGGATCCCACAGAGTTCATAGCTCTTTTGATGATCATCATGAATGGCATGGATAATATACCCCCAGATATCAGAAACATGCTTGAAATCAATGGTATAACTACTGAAAAATTTTTAGAGGATATTTGGGATTTTGTGGCCCGCATGATATGA